The segment CGGCTATATGGGACGATGAAATAAAGCTCCGACTAGGTATAGATAATGCCACACGCTGGAATTCATGGTATCGATTGTTGGATAATTTTCTGCGTTATCAATCCCGTGTAAAACAGTTCCTAATTGACCATGATAGAGAGCTTCAAGACGATATCCTGCTAGCTTCAGAGTGGGAGTTTATTGAACGGACGCATCGTTTCCTACAGCCGTTTGCCTCAGCTACGTTGTTAGCCGAAGGGGCGCGATCTACACTCTCCCAATCACTCTCGATAATGGATGTTTTATTGCGACAGTACGGGAAGTATAAGGTCGGTGGCGATGTGTTTTCTTTTATCTAATTGATCGGCTAACTAATTGTCTTATTTAGGAGCTTTATAGTTCAAAGGAAAACCATGATCCCCACATGGTACACTGCATCGATATGGGCTGGTTTGTACTTAATCAATACTACACCTTATCAGACCAGACACCTGTATATGCCGCCGCACTCCTTCTCGATCCCTCGAAACGAAGAAAATACATTGAGCGGAATTGGCAAGAATCCTGGCACGCGCCTGCTATTGCTGCTGCCCAGCAAATTTGGCTAGATGAATATAATGCCGCGCCAATCCCAGAATCCTTGCGGGTGCCTCTAGATGTgtcctcttcctctgggAGGCAGCACAACGAGCTGGATGAGTTGTTGAGCGATATTGCTGTTACTGGTCCTATCTTAGACGACGCCGATGACTTCGAAACCTTTATTGATGCACCACCGACCCGAATAACTGGCTCTCCTCTCCAGTGGTGGCTACATCGAGATCAAAGGAAAGCATATCCGCGGTTATCCCGCATGGCAATTGATATCCTCTCAATCCCTCCTGAATCATCTGATGTTGAGTCTCACTTCTCATCGGCGCGGCGTACGCTATCATGGGATAGAGAGAGCATGACCTGCGAGAACCTGGCGAAGGTTGAGTGTGTGGGCAACTGGATGCGCGAGGGTATCATTGTACCCAAGTCTCACGGTGGCAGGGGCGTTATTTCCAGCGTTGCTGTTGAATTTAGCGTTGAAACAGAGGCAGAGGACTTTCTAGATTAGGGTactttcttgttctttcttCTAGCCTACAAGAATTATATGTGGTTTATCTGGATATCAACCTTGCTAAAGTGGCTATGTGGCTGTATGGATATCTACCTGGATATATCGATATCCAGATAATTTCTCCCACTTATCTGGATATCGATATAAGGGCCAGAATTTCGGTGGATATCGATATACGCAGGTCTGTTTGGTGCCCCCGACCTCGACGCGCCTACATGGCTCGCTTCCCTCTTTGCAGCTCGGAAGCTGCTTGACCGATCTCTGCAGTCGCGTACTGCCCAGaaaccctcttcttctttgcagcCCCGGCTGCTGCCCGGAACACAACCGGGCTTCGACAATTGGTCTCACTGGCTGAGACCACTAGACAAAACCGCTGGGTCGAAATGGTACAGAGCTTACCTGGAGACCGTGGAATGAGGCGACTACCTCGTCCACAGAGCAGCGTTCTAGCCGCCTTGGGGTTTTCTCCTGCAAGGGTTTCCCCCAAGGATGCACGGTTCTAGGGTGGCAGCTACTGGCGATCTTAGGGGATCATGGACTTCCTGCCTCAGGGTATGGAAAGCTACTTGATCTATCTGTGCAAGAGAATTCTAGGCTGGAGAGGAATAGTTCCCGCTGACGGGATGACCTCTTGAAAGTAAAGCGCctttgtgccgatgatatgctggatgaactAGATAGAAGCGTTGCTGGAGGGAAGCTCTGCTGAGATCAACTGTATTGATGTCCATGGGACGTGCTTCACCGACAACTACTGTAGAGCTGGCTACGAGTAGAGAGGTGCCTCTTGGAGGTAATTAGTACAGCAAACGCTCGAGCATGTATACGGCTCCGATCTAAGAGGCCTTGCAGATGATCCGAGCGAGAATCAGCACGGCAGCGGTTTTTAGATAGtttagctcagcacgtcctgtgctcCAATAGGAGGCTTTTCGGGGCCAAtggccccccggacgaaaaatatacgtaacataacataacatagGTGTAGTGGATTTAAGTATCTTATAGAACTAGTGGTCTGCGACAATCAATCATTTTGGACGAATGCTGTGTAAGTCAAGTTGTTAAGTTTTGTTGGTGTAATCTTTTTTTACTCTGGCGAAAGAGTGATGGTGTATGGTATATATTTAAGTGTGGCCTGGAAGACGTCTTTGCTTTCACAGGAAAATGTCTTCGCGCTTATGTctgaagatggatgatgaaaggGCAGACGACGAGTCAGCGTAAAGACCGAGAAAATTTGATACCGACAACGACAGCAGAGAAAGGGGACCACCAGCGCCCAGCGCCCCCCAACTGGCCTCATCCGACCATATGTCCCGTTAGAATCAGCGTCGGATAATGGGCCTAAGCCACATCTTAATGGCAATGTCCGAAGTTCGACCACTCATTTACGATCACTCCCAGTTGATAATGAGAACTACGAAATCTGGGGTGACTGTCCAAAACACTTCTTGCTACCACTGCCACAGTCGCGTGTTCACTCTGAAGCCGCTGAGAGAATAAACAAGATGATCGGTTCTATCCAATGTTGTTTGTTGTCTTTCGACACAGACATTCCCATTGAGTCCTATCCCCGTTTCTTACAAGCGTCAAAGGGACGGTAGAAAAGTCACATGTCCCGGGAATAAGCATAGGGTATTTGATAGGATCTCAAGTGGATAGTTGGATCGAAGGATTCGATGCGCCGGAGACTTTAGATGCCAGTTTTGTGAATATTAATATCAAGGAATAGTCTACTACGATTCCGCTCACAGAAGACTTGTGTTTAGTGCTCCGTTTTCGACAGGGGGCCTCACGGAATGCGTACTACCACTTAAATGTGAGCATTGGGAAATACTACCATGGACAACAGACCCGAAGTATAATGCGGCCAAAACTAGCCAGAACGTGTCATCAAGTTCTCTTACTGGTTTAACACGTCGTTTTACCGATAATTCCGTTTAATGCGGCCAGGTGATGATTTCTGGTTGTCGGAGAATGCAGCGACAGTGCCTTACAAGGCTCAGAAGATCGGCGCAAAAGTCAAACAAAAAGACTGTTCATTTTGTTCATGTAAATCCAACATCGTGTTGATACCGTAAACTTTCAACGCTGGTCGCCATTTACAATACTCTACACTCCTGAAGCTACAGAGCCTTCAGCTTCAAATACATGCCATTTTCCGGCTTAATCGTGATAACTCCCCTTGGCATAACCAATGCATCATCCATCGCCAGCGTCCACTCAAAGGACCGAACCATAGTAGCCAACAGACATCGCATCTCAGCTTTTGCAAAACCCTGCCCAATACAATTTCGGGGTCCATGTAAGAATGTGAGGAAGTTGTAGTTGCTACTCGCTCCGCCATTCTGGTTCGGCTTCCCATCTTCTGCGATCCATCGCTCGGGGCGGAATTCTGCCGCGTCAGGTCCCCAGATTTCAGGAGAGCGGTTAATGTACCAGATCGAAACGATAATATCTGTACCCTCGGGGATAAATTGATTTCCAATTCGGGTGTCGCGGACAGCTTGACGCATGGTCATTGGTACCGTTGGGTAAAGTCGTAGTGTCTCGTGCATGATGCCATTAAGATAAGGCAGTTGCTCAAGGATGCCAGCAAGATCAACTGCCGAAGCATTATCCATATCCTCCGGTAACGCGTCTCCGATTTCATCCCGTAGCCTTTCCTGGCTCTCCGGATGCTTAGTGAGAAGGTAGCATGCCCAAGTAAGTGCCGATGCGGTTGTTTCGTGCCTATGACGCGTTAGAGATATATTTGGCCACAGTTAATGAATCACTTACCCTGTCGCTAAGAACGTCAGAAGCTGGTCCTTCAGGGCCTCATCTGAGAAGTTGttggacttgatgagaagCGACAATACATCAAAATGGCTATCCTCCTTTTCCATGATGGCAgctttcttttccttgatCATTGGGAAACAAAGCTCGTTCAGTGACCCCGTCAGATAGTTGAACAGAGCGTTCATCTTCCAAGGAATTAATCGAATGATCGGCAGACCGATAGCCAAGGAAAGCATACCAAAGATGAGCTTTTCTCGGTCCGGTTCGAAGAGCTGTTCGTAAATATCGGCAAGCGgatccttcttcctctccacaGTATCGAACTTGCGGCCTAGGCCAGCGATGCCAATAATGTCCAGAGTGATTTTACTCGCCCAGCCGTTAAGCTCAATGACCGATGATCTAGAGGTAGTCATATCCTGGTTTAGTGCTCTTGTAAGTGTCTCTCCTTTTGCCCACATCATTGGATAAAACTCTTTGATATGTCGGAAGTGGAAGGCAGGTGTTGTGTTCTTGCGCAAAAACTTGTGCTGATCGCCCTCTACAATGATGAGGCCATCGCCAAGGATGTGTCGCAGGAATGAGCGGATTCTTGTTGGTTTGGCGAAGTCGTAGCAGTTATGGACGAGCAGATCTGCTAAAAGCTGAGGGTTCATGATGCATATCTGGTCTCGCATGGAGTTGAGGGTGATCAGGTCTTCTCCAGGATATTGTCTCCCAAGTTCCAGGAAAAGTTCGCCAGCGGGCTTGTCCTTGACAATAAGGGCACGATGAGCCGCGCTCAGGTATGACTAGAAGGTATTCGAGTCAGTATCTGATGAAACAGATGGGGAATTATTGCCATGCTAGTTGGAGACATAAGAAAAACTCTCAACTTACCTTTGGGCCAGGAATGCGTCTGAGCGGACTGAATAGAAGGGGGTATAGCAACACCCAGAAAACGACTCCTAAGGCATAGTTGACGAGTAAAATGGTAGCCACAGCTACCAAGTGACTTTGTGTGCTATAGTAATTTGGAAATAGCTTGATGGCTACGAACGACTCGACAACCGCAGCAAGCGTAAGGTTAGAAAAGCCCAATAGCTTCGAAACAACAGCCATGTTGAGCTTCGACAATCGTGTGACGATAGTGTCTGACTTGGCAATAAACGATTCAAActgtcaaggttcttgagaaTCATGTCAAATGAAACATACTGGCCTTTTATATAAGACGGTCAATGAGGCTGAGGTGCGTTTTCATGTGAATTTACCCAACTAATGCGGCTGCGCCCAATGTGTATACTGTTTACTAATTGTTCCGTCCCAGGTCTATGGGTATGAAGCCAGCGCTGGGCCGCTGAAGATTACTCGTCACTGTACGTCATGTGCCCCTAAAGACTACCGTCGATACCACTCGGCAACAGCGACCCCTTGGACTCTGATCAGCAATCAGACGACCCTCCTCGCCATGTCGCAAGGGCAGCCCATTTAGGCTTAGCATGCGAGATCACTGATAGGGACTTAACTGACAAGGTTCGAGGGTAGGGTATTCGCGAGGAGAAACACGTGGAAATTCCGTCGGGTCGGAAGCTTAATTCTCTTTGATAATGTGTGTCGATCAACCTCACATGCTGTCAAGATGCATTCCGTTGAGGTTCATGTGGTCCAGCCTCACCAGCTCGCAACTGGAGCATTTCGCAAGCTAAGCTGAAACTAGATGATTTCAAGAGATGCCCCAACAAATCACAGCTATTTCGATTAAGCATGAACACGCAAATACTTTCCATCTCATAGTGAGAAGAGAAAATGGTGAGCTTCGAATAGATTACCCGTTGGGATAAGAGATGCGGAGGCGTGCTGAGTAGAACAGATTTATTGCCCTCGAAGCAACACCAACTCAAACCTTGATCAGCGAACCATCCTCATACCCCCTTGCCAATGGCTTCAAAAACCATCATCAGTCTCATCCTAAGCTGTACTCTCCTAAGAGGCTATGCTAGTATGTTCACGTCACATCAGCAAGGGTTCTTTGATGCTCTTCGTATCTGTACCACCAAAACTTAATCCCTAGATACAGACTCGTGTGTTCTAGATATGTC is part of the Fusarium oxysporum Fo47 chromosome VII, complete sequence genome and harbors:
- a CDS encoding cytochrome P450, with translation MAVVSKLLGFSNLTLAAVVESFVAIKLFPNYYSTQSHLVAVATILLVNYALGVVFWVLLYPLLFSPLRRIPGPKSYLSAAHRALIVKDKPAGELFLELGRQYPGEDLITLNSMRDQICIMNPQLLADLLVHNCYDFAKPTRIRSFLRHILGDGLIIVEGDQHKFLRKNTTPAFHFRHIKEFYPMMWAKGETLTRALNQDMTTSRSSVIELNGWASKITLDIIGIAGLGRKFDTVERKKDPLADIYEQLFEPDREKLIFGMLSLAIGLPIIRLIPWKMNALFNYLTGSLNELCFPMIKEKKAAIMEKEDSHFDVLSLLIKSNNFSDEALKDQLLTFLATGHETTASALTWACYLLTKHPESQERLRDEIGDALPEDMDNASAVDLAGILEQLPYLNGIMHETLRLYPTVPMTMRQAVRDTRIGNQFIPEGTDIIVSIWYINRSPEIWGPDAAEFRPERWIAEDGKPNQNGGASSNYNFLTFLHGPRNCIGQGFAKAEMRCLLATMVRSFEWTLAMDDALVMPRGVITIKPENGMYLKLKAL